GATGAAAACGGCATGGGCGTGTTCGAATGCCAGCTGCGCGGTCCCGGCATCGAGGCCTTGGCGCGGCTTAACGTTTTCCGGCCACCCCAGGTGGCCAGCTATCTTCAGGAAGAATTCGAGGGGTCCCAGTCATGAGCGAAACCATTCTGGTCACCGGTTCCAGCCGTGGCATCGGCCGGGCGATTGCCCTGCGGCTGGCCAAGGGCGGCTATGACATCGTGCTGCACTGCCGCGCCCGCCGCGAGGAAGCCGAAGCGGTGCAGGCGCAGATCATCGAGATGGGCCAGCAGGCGCGCATCCTGCAATTCGACGTGTCCGACCGCGCCGCCTGCCGCACGGCGCTGGAGGCTGATGTCGAACAGCATGGTGCGTATTACGGCGTGGTGTGCAACGCCGGCCTGACCCGCGACGGCGCGTTCCCGGCGCTGAGCGAGGACGACTGGGACATCGTGATGCGCACCAACCTGGACGGTTTCTATAACGTGCTGCACCCACTGACCATGCCCATGGTGCGGCGGCGCAAGGCCGGGCGCATCGTCTGCATCACCTCGGTGTCCGGGCTGATCGGCAACCGCGGCCAGGTCAACTACAGCGCCTCCAAGGCCGGTATTATCGGCGCAGCCAAGGCCTTGGCGATCGAGCTGGGCAAGCGCAAGATCACGGTCAACTGCGTGGCACCGGGGCTGATTGATACTGAGATTCTCGATGCCGATGTGCCCATCGAGGAAATCCTCAAGATGGTCCCCGCACAGCGCATGGGCACCCCGGAAGAAGTGGCCGGGGCGGTGAATTTTCTGATGTCCGAGGAGGCGGCGTACATTACCCGCCAGGTCCTCGCGGTGAACGGTGGGTTGTGCTGATGAACGGATGCAAACGGGTTGTAGTCACCGGCATGGCCGGCGTGACCTCGCTGGGCAGCGACTGGCCGACGATTGAGGCTAACTTCAAGGCCGGCAAGAGCGGTATCCGCTATATGCACGAGTGGGACAGATTCAGCGAGCTGAACACCCGCCTCGGCGGCCCGGTGGATGACTTTGTGCAACCCAAGCACTGGAACCGCAAGCAGACCCGCAGCATGGGCCGCGTCTCCAAACTGGTGGTGTACGCTGCCGAACGCGCGCTGGAGCATGCTGGCCTGCTCGGTGACGAGTCGATCAAGGACGGGCGGATGGGCGTGGCCTGCGGCTCGTCCACCGGTAGCACCGACGAGATCAAAGCCTTCGGCAATATGCTGCTCAACTCGGTGGCCGACGGCCTGAATGCCAACTCCTATATCCGCATGATGCCGCACACCACGGCGGCCAATATCAGCATTTTCTTCGGCCTCAAGGGCCGCCTGATACCCACCTCCAGCGCCTGCACCAGCGGCAGCCAGGGCATCGGCTACGCCTATGAAGCGATCAAGTTCGGCCGCCTGCCGATGATGCTCGCCGGCGGTGCCGAAGAACTCTGCCCGACCGAGGCCATGGTCTTCGATGCGCTGTACGCCACCAGCCTGAAAAACGATGCCCCACACACCTCGCCACGCCCTTACGACAGCGGCCGTGACGGCCTGGTAATCGGTGAAGGCGCCGGCATTCTGGTCCTCGAAGAACTGGAACATGCACTGGCGCGGGGTGCGACCATCCATGCTGAAATCGTCGGTTTTGGTTGTAACTCAGACGGCCAGCACGCCACCAAACCGGTGCAGGCAACCATGCGCGGGGCGATGGAGCTGGCGCTGCAGGATGCAGGTCTAGCCCCCTCAGCCATCGGTTACGTCAATGGCCACGGCACCGCCACCGACCAGGGTGATGTCGCGGAAACCCTGGCGACCCAGGAGCTGTTCGGCAGCCAGATGCCGATCAGCTCGCAGAAGAGCTACTTCGGC
This DNA window, taken from Pseudomonas sp. SG20056, encodes the following:
- a CDS encoding beta-ketoacyl-ACP synthase, translated to MNGCKRVVVTGMAGVTSLGSDWPTIEANFKAGKSGIRYMHEWDRFSELNTRLGGPVDDFVQPKHWNRKQTRSMGRVSKLVVYAAERALEHAGLLGDESIKDGRMGVACGSSTGSTDEIKAFGNMLLNSVADGLNANSYIRMMPHTTAANISIFFGLKGRLIPTSSACTSGSQGIGYAYEAIKFGRLPMMLAGGAEELCPTEAMVFDALYATSLKNDAPHTSPRPYDSGRDGLVIGEGAGILVLEELEHALARGATIHAEIVGFGCNSDGQHATKPVQATMRGAMELALQDAGLAPSAIGYVNGHGTATDQGDVAETLATQELFGSQMPISSQKSYFGHTLGACGALESWFSIEMMNADSYVPTLNLDAVDPACGELDYLRGEFRQMSHQYVMNNNFAFGGVNTSLIFKRWT
- the fabG gene encoding 3-oxoacyl-ACP reductase FabG codes for the protein MSETILVTGSSRGIGRAIALRLAKGGYDIVLHCRARREEAEAVQAQIIEMGQQARILQFDVSDRAACRTALEADVEQHGAYYGVVCNAGLTRDGAFPALSEDDWDIVMRTNLDGFYNVLHPLTMPMVRRRKAGRIVCITSVSGLIGNRGQVNYSASKAGIIGAAKALAIELGKRKITVNCVAPGLIDTEILDADVPIEEILKMVPAQRMGTPEEVAGAVNFLMSEEAAYITRQVLAVNGGLC